The Nocardia terpenica nucleotide sequence CGCTGACGGAGTACCCGGAGATCTGGGCGGCGGCGGGGACACCGCACACGGTGTTCGCGACGACGGCGGCGGAATTGGTACGGCTGACCGGAGGTCGGGTCCTGATGGTGGCGGGGTGAGCTGCCCCGATCTCGAATCCATCGCGTCCGCGCTCGACGAGCTCCGACTACATCGACGAATGCGAGGCGTATGTCGCTCGTGGACGCCGGGGTTTCGGTCACCGTGCGGACGACGCCCGGGCACGTGCACGGCTCGATGTTGTTGCCGGACTGGCCTTCTGCGGTAGTGTGGCGTCGCGAAGCCGATGAAGCTCGGCCGCTGTCCACGCATCTGCCTCCGGTGATCGCCGCGACCGAGCGACTCGGACCGATAAAGACAGTCGCGCACCCAGATTCACGCGGTTGCAGCCGATCACAACGCCGTCACATAACGCACCCTGCCTTGCGGACATACACGAGATCGACTGACGGCCAACCACTATGGCTCACCCCAATGTCCCGGAACGCGGCTACGACAGTGCGTCAGGTCGAACCGGGAGCGGGCGTCAATCGGATTCGGTGGTGTCCTCGCCGGGCAGGTGGATTGTGCGCAGGATGTGGCGTTTGCGGCCCGGCGCGGGTCGGTTGGTCAGGCGGGGCGCGATTACCCGCCCGAGTTCGGTGACGAATTCGGCGAATTCGGTGTCGTCGAGCCAGAATCCGGCGGTGTGGTAGCCGACGCCGTCGCGAGTGAAGTCGATGTCGCCGTGGTCGAGGTAGCGGTCGAAGTCGACCAGGACGCCGGCGATGTAGGCGAGGAAGGCGCGGCGGTGGTCCTCGGGGGTCATGGCGGCGAGTTGGTCGGCGGTGATCGCGGTGGCGGCCAGGCGTAGTCGGTAGGTGCGTTCGACCGTGCCGCGGACCCGGCGCTCGTCGACGACCTCGAGGACACCGGCATCGACCAGGCGAGCGACCTG carries:
- a CDS encoding helix-turn-helix domain-containing protein, yielding MDSVELLLHPIRLRIVQAFLGDRTLTTAGLSAELGDVPPGSLYRQVARLVDAGVLEVVDERRVRGTVERTYRLRLAATAITADQLAAMTPEDHRRAFLAYIAGVLVDFDRYLDHGDIDFTRDGVGYHTAGFWLDDTEFAEFVTELGRVIAPRLTNRPAPGRKRHILRTIHLPGEDTTESD